A single genomic interval of Chryseobacterium paludis harbors:
- a CDS encoding DUF5700 domain-containing putative Zn-dependent protease produces the protein MQKIILALFVFLASQIVSAQTFDDSSCWEYFKLTADLKQDKPLDKKTWDQFLKNEAIQVYLNDQGVDSTYTESYRRSMEIVYMPKNSAILQEKLKKPMSNWWIYNINECKVNEDQMKKYLTDIKKDSKGYFDTCYQYTYNMLPKKYQKKAPNYKVTIIPIHNDAHVENGWIIYTLISAYFHDANKMGAMGGHEFHHLLRPQLVFKTDDQDAVIISLLQKILNEGSADLTDKIYEGKDAIKLLEYQRGTGPEFIADGAKVIKNIDSLLSVKQLDRSKLKMNKLINNGNRNGHIPGFYMSNIIDKGGYKKELIKYIDDPFQFVYLYDKASRKVKDAYILSSTTMDLIHELDKKYRPKATIEQQQLNN, from the coding sequence ATGCAAAAAATTATACTTGCTTTGTTCGTCTTTCTTGCTTCGCAAATCGTGTCAGCACAAACCTTCGATGACAGTTCATGCTGGGAATATTTTAAATTGACCGCAGACTTGAAACAGGATAAGCCTCTGGACAAAAAAACATGGGATCAATTTTTAAAAAATGAAGCCATACAAGTTTATCTGAACGATCAGGGAGTTGACAGCACCTACACGGAGAGTTACAGAAGATCAATGGAAATTGTATATATGCCAAAAAACAGTGCGATTTTACAGGAAAAACTAAAAAAGCCGATGAGCAATTGGTGGATTTATAACATCAATGAGTGTAAGGTAAACGAAGATCAGATGAAAAAATACCTTACAGATATCAAAAAAGATTCTAAAGGTTATTTTGATACTTGTTATCAGTATACCTATAATATGCTTCCCAAGAAATATCAGAAAAAAGCACCCAATTATAAAGTGACAATTATTCCGATACATAATGACGCCCATGTTGAGAACGGATGGATCATATATACACTTATTTCAGCATACTTTCACGATGCCAACAAAATGGGGGCAATGGGAGGTCATGAGTTTCATCATTTGCTTAGGCCCCAACTTGTATTTAAAACTGATGATCAGGATGCAGTCATTATCAGTCTGCTTCAAAAAATACTAAACGAAGGAAGTGCTGATTTAACAGATAAAATTTATGAAGGGAAAGATGCAATAAAGCTATTGGAATATCAGAGAGGAACTGGTCCAGAATTCATAGCAGATGGAGCGAAAGTGATTAAAAATATTGATTCTCTATTATCTGTAAAACAATTAGACCGATCCAAGCTAAAAATGAATAAGCTGATCAATAATGGCAACAGGAATGGTCATATCCCGGGATTTTATATGTCTAACATTATAGATAAGGGTGGATATAAAAAAGAATTGATCAAGTATATCGATGACCCTTTTCAATTTGTATATCTATATGATAAAGCGTCGAGAAAAGTTAAGGATGCTTATATTCTGTCATCGACCACGATGGATCTTATTCATGAATTAGATAAAAAGTACAGACCTAAAGCTACTATTGAGCAACAGCAATTGAACAATTAA
- a CDS encoding GLPGLI family protein: MKNLFLVFFLFVQMIHGQNKRFIYQYKYVPDSTNRSNVVKELMFLDITNAKSSFYSHRKNVEDSISIAQAKKGQFYIPNADLLYRIEKNYPDKAFFKTTDYGLGKIKVEDDRKMEWKIFPDKQKIGEYNTQKAITNFGGRQWTAWFSSDITIQDGPYKFKGLPGLIIKIEDNTHSHAFELVGVKNINSDLQYPELNAQAKVISLTQEKFIELFTNYRKDPAASTRQLYMQGKIIDQKDSSGNFRTGTEVVREVEKLTKERLKKDNNIIEIDWLQGL; encoded by the coding sequence ATGAAAAATTTATTTTTAGTTTTCTTTCTTTTCGTTCAGATGATACATGGTCAAAATAAAAGGTTCATATATCAATATAAATACGTTCCTGACTCTACCAATAGGTCTAATGTGGTCAAAGAACTGATGTTTTTAGATATTACCAATGCCAAATCTTCGTTCTATAGCCACCGTAAGAATGTTGAAGATTCAATCTCCATTGCTCAAGCTAAGAAGGGGCAATTTTACATACCAAATGCAGACCTTTTATACCGTATTGAAAAAAACTATCCTGATAAAGCATTTTTTAAAACTACAGATTATGGTCTTGGAAAAATAAAAGTGGAAGACGATCGAAAAATGGAGTGGAAAATTTTTCCGGATAAGCAGAAAATAGGTGAATATAATACTCAAAAAGCAATTACAAATTTTGGAGGCAGACAATGGACTGCCTGGTTTTCTTCTGATATTACAATTCAGGATGGCCCTTACAAATTTAAAGGTTTACCAGGACTTATTATAAAAATCGAAGATAACACTCATAGTCATGCGTTTGAATTGGTGGGGGTAAAGAATATCAACAGTGACTTGCAATATCCGGAATTAAATGCTCAGGCAAAAGTAATTTCTTTAACTCAGGAGAAATTCATAGAATTATTTACCAACTATCGAAAAGATCCTGCAGCAAGTACAAGACAGCTCTATATGCAGGGAAAAATAATAGACCAGAAAGATAGCTCCGGAAATTTCCGTACAGGAACCGAAGTTGTACGTGAGGTCGAAAAACTGACAAAAGAAAGATTAAAGAAAGATAATAATATCATCGAAATTGATTGGTTGCAGGGTTTGTAA
- a CDS encoding TetR/AcrR family transcriptional regulator: MKKQRGQTVTDKIIDTAERLFYKQGYNITGINQVIAEADIAKASLYKHFDSKADLLLAYMQRFHKDWLNRLEIRINKESDPKQKLLAIFDHMTERQLYREYRGCAFVKANNEAGDSDERVLAEIQNAKKHFKEIIEKLVINSDHKKLLTDQELTEMLFLMTEGGIVAASIFKQAEDLQSAKKIIQKLI; encoded by the coding sequence ATGAAAAAACAAAGAGGTCAGACTGTAACTGACAAAATCATAGATACCGCCGAAAGGCTTTTTTATAAACAAGGCTATAATATAACAGGTATAAACCAGGTAATTGCAGAGGCTGATATTGCTAAAGCCTCTCTATATAAACATTTTGACTCTAAAGCTGATTTATTACTGGCTTATATGCAGCGTTTTCATAAAGATTGGCTTAATCGCCTGGAAATTAGAATTAATAAAGAATCGGATCCCAAACAAAAGCTTTTAGCCATTTTTGATCATATGACAGAGCGACAATTATACAGGGAATACCGGGGATGTGCCTTTGTTAAAGCAAACAACGAAGCTGGAGACAGCGATGAGCGGGTTTTGGCTGAGATACAAAATGCTAAAAAGCATTTTAAAGAGATTATAGAAAAGCTGGTCATCAATTCTGATCACAAAAAACTACTGACCGATCAGGAACTCACCGAAATGCTCTTTCTGATGACTGAAGGTGGAATCGTCGCAGCCTCCATATTTAAACAGGCAGAAGACCTCCAATCTGCAAAAAAAATCATTCAAAAACTAATCTAA
- a CDS encoding ACT domain-containing protein has translation MSGEKDLKTLLQNMKPVLNSGEYVFCKVESLNEIPDLEKLVFFFRETEAVTVVLETSVADEWELEYSYISSWITLNVHSSLEAVGLTAAFANTLKHENISCNVVAAYYHDHIFVVKEDAEKAMSALVMLSR, from the coding sequence ATGTCTGGAGAAAAAGATTTGAAAACATTGTTGCAAAATATGAAACCTGTATTGAATTCAGGGGAATATGTTTTCTGCAAAGTAGAAAGCTTGAACGAAATCCCGGATTTGGAAAAGCTCGTGTTTTTCTTTCGTGAAACGGAAGCTGTTACAGTAGTTTTAGAAACATCAGTTGCGGATGAATGGGAGTTAGAATACAGTTATATTTCATCATGGATTACTCTTAATGTCCATTCCTCACTGGAAGCTGTAGGATTGACGGCTGCTTTTGCCAATACATTGAAGCATGAAAATATAAGCTGTAATGTCGTGGCAGCCTATTATCACGATCATATTTTTGTAGTTAAAGAAGATGCTGAAAAGGCAATGTCAGCTTTAGTAATGCTAAGTAGGTAA
- a CDS encoding MFS transporter, whose product MNDIKNKWLELIIVLSAPLLSVIDVFIINIAIPSIKTGVHATDAEVQLVIAGYLLGYAAFLITGGRAGDHFGRKKVFFWGMLAFTIASCLCGLSMTPLQLNITRFLQGLSASFMVPQTIAFIQILFTEKKERAKAVGLFGITLGLAAIIGQVLGGYLSDTHWIIAGWRLIFFINLPIGIVTLWATHRYVTETKSNQGSKFDYEGVLILTLALVCLIYPLTQGREAGWPLWSIALIILSFVLFIYFIYNQKKKLTTNKVPLIDVRLFEIKDFNIGLIAVLFHFMLHTSYLLLSAVYLQNGLKVSALHSGLYFIFPGILFIFSSIIASKLIVRFGKRVLQVGVVILAMSFFLQIQLWKPGVDSWLIIALMGIWGLGNGLVLPSLLNIVLKSVPAEHAGAAAGIYSTFQQTASALGVSIIGGIFFYFSQESWQEAYKAGIIAILICVVFVGVMLFILPEEKNATSSSPKNNLRSLRGTKQS is encoded by the coding sequence ATGAACGACATAAAAAATAAATGGCTGGAACTTATCATCGTCCTGTCCGCACCGTTACTTTCTGTAATAGACGTATTCATCATTAATATCGCTATTCCATCAATTAAAACAGGAGTCCATGCTACGGATGCAGAAGTTCAGCTTGTCATAGCCGGATATCTATTGGGCTATGCCGCTTTCCTGATTACCGGAGGCAGAGCTGGAGATCATTTCGGACGCAAAAAAGTATTTTTCTGGGGAATGCTTGCTTTTACCATCGCCTCCTGTCTGTGCGGCCTATCAATGACCCCGCTGCAACTCAACATTACCAGATTCCTTCAGGGGCTCAGTGCTTCATTTATGGTTCCACAAACCATTGCGTTCATTCAAATACTTTTCACAGAAAAAAAGGAAAGAGCCAAAGCAGTTGGTTTATTCGGTATAACGTTAGGACTCGCTGCCATTATCGGACAGGTTTTAGGTGGCTATTTATCGGATACACATTGGATCATTGCGGGATGGCGATTGATTTTCTTCATCAACCTTCCCATTGGCATCGTAACTCTATGGGCAACGCATCGTTATGTAACTGAAACTAAAAGCAACCAAGGAAGTAAGTTTGACTATGAAGGCGTGCTTATTTTAACCCTGGCTTTAGTTTGTCTGATTTATCCTTTAACTCAAGGTCGTGAAGCAGGATGGCCATTATGGAGTATTGCACTGATTATTTTATCATTTGTGTTGTTCATTTATTTTATTTATAATCAAAAAAAGAAATTAACAACTAATAAAGTTCCTCTTATTGATGTCCGGTTATTTGAAATCAAGGATTTTAATATTGGATTAATTGCCGTATTATTTCATTTTATGCTACACACTTCCTATTTGCTTCTCAGCGCTGTATATCTGCAAAATGGACTTAAAGTATCTGCACTTCACAGTGGGCTCTATTTTATTTTCCCTGGAATTTTATTTATTTTCTCCTCCATTATAGCTTCAAAACTAATCGTCCGATTCGGAAAACGCGTTCTACAAGTTGGAGTTGTCATTTTAGCCATGAGCTTTTTTCTTCAGATTCAATTATGGAAACCTGGAGTAGATAGCTGGCTCATCATTGCACTCATGGGGATTTGGGGACTGGGAAACGGATTGGTCTTACCATCGTTATTAAACATTGTACTTAAAAGTGTACCTGCAGAACATGCCGGAGCTGCAGCAGGAATCTACTCAACTTTTCAACAAACCGCCTCAGCCTTAGGAGTCAGTATTATTGGAGGGATATTCTTCTATTTTTCGCAGGAAAGCTGGCAGGAAGCTTATAAAGCAGGTATCATTGCTATTTTAATTTGTGTGGTTTTTGTAGGGGTTATGCTTTTTATTCTGCCGGAAGAAAAGAATGCGACATCAAGTAGTCCTAAAAACAACTTACGGTCATTGCGAGGTACGAAGCAGTCTTAA
- a CDS encoding helix-turn-helix domain-containing protein, producing MEPIRIKTISEFHNLRGLPKPKHPLISVVNFSEMQNRPQIGDESLIFDFYSLSVKRNMNHKYKYGQKDYDFDEGILFFIAPNQVLRIETEENSQPPSGWMLLIHPDFLWNKNLAKTISQYEFFDYSLHEALFLSDDEEQILVQLIENIRQEYNTNTDKFSSDIMASLLETLFNYSNRFYQRQFITRDKAHHEILERLEMILNQYLNSDLIVNNGIPTVQYISEQLNISPGYLRTLLQNLTGQSTQHFIHQKLIEKAKEKLSTTSNSVSEIAYELGFEHPQSFSKFFKKMTSTTPLAFRELFN from the coding sequence ATGGAACCCATCAGAATTAAAACCATTTCAGAATTTCACAACCTTCGAGGCTTACCCAAACCTAAGCATCCTCTTATCAGTGTTGTTAATTTTTCCGAAATGCAAAACCGTCCCCAAATAGGAGATGAAAGCCTGATATTCGATTTTTATTCATTGTCTGTGAAAAGAAATATGAATCATAAATACAAATACGGTCAGAAGGATTATGATTTTGACGAAGGGATTCTTTTCTTTATCGCACCCAATCAGGTCTTACGTATTGAAACAGAAGAAAACTCACAGCCTCCATCAGGCTGGATGCTCTTGATACATCCAGATTTTTTATGGAATAAAAACCTTGCTAAAACGATCTCCCAATATGAATTCTTTGATTATTCCCTCCATGAAGCCCTATTTCTTTCCGATGATGAGGAACAGATCCTTGTGCAATTGATTGAAAATATCCGACAGGAATACAATACCAATACGGATAAATTCAGCAGTGATATTATGGCTTCTTTACTGGAAACACTTTTCAATTATTCGAATCGTTTTTATCAGCGTCAGTTTATCACCCGTGATAAAGCACATCATGAGATCCTTGAACGTCTAGAGATGATCCTTAATCAATATCTGAACAGCGATCTTATTGTTAATAATGGGATTCCCACAGTTCAATATATTTCCGAACAGCTTAATATTTCACCTGGATATTTAAGGACCCTGCTTCAAAACCTTACGGGACAAAGTACCCAGCATTTTATTCATCAGAAATTAATTGAAAAAGCTAAAGAAAAATTAAGCACAACCAGCAATAGCGTGAGTGAAATAGCTTACGAACTGGGCTTTGAGCATCCACAGTCCTTCAGTAAATTTTTTAAGAAAATGACGAGTACGACTCCCCTGGCGTTTAGGGAATTGTTTAACTAA
- a CDS encoding serine hydrolase domain-containing protein, translated as MSYNRSLLLFITLFLLGIQTFAQKNKATLINAYLDKTHQSGLFNGNILIADHGKIIVKKAIGYADASKKNLLTTEYRFHIGSIAKEFDAVGMMMLQEQGKLNINDKVSKFFPNLPSWADHISIKNLLQYTSGLPDINWKTVHSDADHWKDLESLQKLDFEPGSNYAYNNNNTFLRRRIIEKVTGIPFNKFVLQNILNKVGINNGLVDPTDKDPLMARSFDNNFKQDGLEVPISGWTCLNLDDFYKWAQCIDNFCLINPASTREIIIPFGPDQQAGLGNGSMEADKVISHIHDGSAIHYQALLKTETQKGRTIIILSNQKQGNVYEIAEAIENILDGK; from the coding sequence ATGTCTTATAATAGAAGTCTACTTCTTTTTATTACTCTATTTCTATTGGGAATCCAAACATTCGCTCAAAAAAATAAAGCCACACTCATTAATGCCTATTTAGATAAAACACACCAGTCAGGTCTTTTCAATGGAAATATATTAATAGCTGATCATGGTAAAATAATCGTAAAAAAAGCAATCGGTTATGCAGATGCATCTAAAAAAAATCTACTGACCACAGAATATCGTTTTCATATCGGATCTATTGCGAAAGAATTCGATGCAGTTGGAATGATGATGCTTCAGGAGCAAGGTAAATTGAACATTAATGACAAGGTATCTAAATTTTTCCCCAACCTACCTTCATGGGCTGATCACATCAGTATCAAAAATTTACTTCAATATACAAGCGGATTACCAGATATAAACTGGAAAACAGTACATAGCGATGCAGACCATTGGAAAGATTTAGAATCTCTTCAAAAACTTGATTTCGAGCCTGGAAGTAATTATGCTTATAATAATAACAATACCTTTTTGCGCCGAAGGATTATCGAAAAAGTAACAGGAATACCTTTTAATAAATTTGTTTTACAAAACATTCTTAATAAAGTAGGCATTAACAATGGATTAGTAGATCCAACGGATAAAGATCCATTAATGGCCAGATCATTTGACAATAATTTTAAACAGGACGGATTGGAAGTTCCCATTTCCGGATGGACTTGCCTAAACCTGGACGATTTTTACAAATGGGCACAATGCATAGACAACTTTTGTTTAATCAACCCGGCTTCAACCCGCGAAATAATTATACCTTTTGGCCCTGATCAACAAGCTGGTTTGGGGAATGGAAGTATGGAAGCTGACAAGGTAATCAGCCATATACATGATGGCAGTGCCATACATTATCAGGCCCTTTTAAAAACTGAAACCCAAAAAGGCAGAACGATCATCATTTTATCCAATCAAAAACAAGGAAATGTATATGAGATCGCTGAAGCTATCGAAAACATTTTAGACGGTAAATAA